In Chrysiogenia bacterium, the DNA window AAATCCTCGCAGGCCATGAACCCGAACCAGCACAGATCGAACACCGCCTGCAGGTCGCGGTAGTCCTGCGTGTCGAATGCCTGCCAGGCGTCGGTCTCGCCGCGGGCATGGAGCGCGTCTTTTCGCCGCTCGAACAGACGGGCGAAGGCCGGCAGCGGCCGGATCATGTGGTGTTCCTGTGCGGTAAAGAAGTTCTGGAAGACAAAGCGCTTTTGCTCATCGCTCAGGGCTTCGGCGGGGATCGCGCCGGTTTCCCAGAACAGGTCGCTGGCGCCCGATTCGTAAGCGCGGATCTGCTCGATGAGCGAGGGCACCAGGTTGATGGTCACGTGCGCCTTGGGAAATTCCTCGAGCACGCGGACCATGTCGTAGTAGGAGCGGATCGAATGCATGCGCACCCAGGGCATGGTGCACACGTGTTCGTTTCCCACCCGGTAGAGGGGCTGGTGCATGTGCCAGAGAAATGCGAGCTGAATGGGTTGGCTCATCAGAATTTGATGTCCTGGGGCACGACGCGCACGCCGCCCTCGCTGATGGTGATGCCGCGGGCGAGGTCTTCCTGCTCGTCGTATCCGATGGAGACGCCCGGCGGGATCTGAACGAGCTTGTCGACGATGACGCGCTTGAGGCGCGCCTTGCGGCCGACCTCGACGCCATCGAAGAGAATCGACTCGCTCACTGTCGAGAACGAATTGATGCGCACCTTCGGGCTGAGCACGCAGCGATCGATGTGACCGCCGGAAATGATGCAGCCCGGGCTCACCAGGGAGTCCGTGGCGATTCCCATTCGGTTGGACTTCGAGTCTGCAAAGACGAACTTGGCCGGCGGGTGCTCTTCGTGCGCGGTCAGGATCGGCCACTCGTAGTTGTAGGCATTGAAGCTCGGCGTCACGCTGATGAGATCCATGCTCGCGGCCCAGTAGGCGTCGATCGTTCCCACATCGCGCCAGTAACCGGCGTCGGCATCGGTCGCGCCGGGCACGCGGTTGTTGGCGAAGTTGTAGGCGTGAATGTTGAGTTCCTTGTACCAGCGCGGAAGCAGGTTGCCGCCGATGTCATGCTTGCTGCCCGCTTCAATGTGATCTTCGGTGAGAATTTTGCGCAGCACTTCCCACTTGAAGACGTAATTGCCCATGGAGACGAGCGAGGTCGTCGGATCGCCGGGGAAGGGCGGCGGGTCCTTGGGCTTTTCCAGGAAACGCGTGATGCGCATGTTTTCGTCAACGTCAATGCAACCGAACTGGTGGGAGATTTCGATGGGCTGGGGCACGACGCTCACGGTGATGTCGGCGTTCGACTTCTCATGCTCATCGAGCATCTGGCGCACGTCCATTCGGTAGATGTGGTCCGCGCCGAAGACCGCCACGCGAGTGGGGCGGTCGCGCTCGATCCGTTCGAGATTCTGGAAGAGCGCGTCGGCGCTGCCTTGGTACCAACCGCGGTCCTCGCCCGTGCCGGCGGGAATGATCTCGCAGAACTGGCCGAGCTGTCCCGAGAAACTGTAGCCGCGCGAGATGTGGCGGATGAGCGAGTAGGGCTGATACTGGGTGAGCACCAGCATTCTGAGCAGTCGCGAGTGAATCAGGTTGCTCAGCACAAAATCGATCAGCCGGTACTGGCCGCCAAACGGTACTGCCGGCTTGGCGCGTCGCCGGGTCAGCGGTTGAAGGCGGGATCCTTCGCCGCCTGCCAGCACGACACAGAGGGTTCGATGGGGCTTGCTCATGTTGCGCTCCATGATGTGGGATCTACCTCCGGAAAAATGTTGTTGTCATTCTCAAGTGAGCGAAGGAACTGCTCGTCCACGCTACCCGATTCAATCTGCGCGGCCAGCCGCGCAAAGCCGTCGAGGTGCTCGTGGATGCGCCGGGTGGCGTACCCCACGGTGGTCTGGTTCTTGAGGATGAAGGGCCAGTCCGAGGACTGGGCGAGCAGCAACTCGCGCCCGGCCTGCCGCAGTGCCCGGCCGATCAGGCCGTTTTCGCCGCCATGGTTCTCTACGAGCTGCGCCATCTTTCGCCCGGCCCAGTGAAGGGGCGGGTACTCCCAGTCGTTGGTGCTGTTGAGCCAGACCTCGTTGTAGCCGCCGGCGCCCCAGCTCGAACTTGACGGCTGGGCGAGCTGGTTCTCCGGGCAGGCGTCGAGATACTGGCTCGCCCCGACCGGCAGCACACCGGCCATGGGGAGCTTGCGCAGCACGTTCTCGATCCACTCGGGCCCCTCGAACCACCAGTGCCCGAAGAGCTCTGCATCGAACATGGCGACGATGAGCGGCTTGCGGTCCATGTGCGATTCGAGCGCGCGCGCCTGGGTCCAGCGCTTGTGGACGAAGTCACCCGCATGGCGCGCGACCGTGCGCAGGGCGGCGGCGCGGTCGTAGGGGTTCTTGTGATCGGTCTTGCCTGTGATCGCGTGATACTTGAAGCCCGTCATGCTCCGGATGCCCGAGGGGTCGAGAAAGGGCGCCACGTAGACATGATCGAGATCAAAGCCGATGTCGCGGTAGAAGTCGCGGTAGCTGGGGTCGCCGGGGTATCCCTGCTCGGCGCTCCAGACTTCCTGGGAGCTGCGCGGATCGCGCGCAAAGGCGGCCACTCCGGCGGGCATGTAGAGCGGGGCCTGCACGCCGTGGCGAAGCGGCGCCGAGGCGTGCTCGAAGGAATGGGTCTCCATGAAGATGTATTCGATGCCTTCCTCGGCGAGGATCTCGTCGAGCCCCTCGAAGTAGGCGCACTCGCCAAGCCACATGCCGCGAGGTGCTCGCCCGATGAGCCGCGTGTGCTCGGCAACGCCCACGCGAATCTGTGCGCGCACCGATTCGGGGCTGTCCTTTAGCAGGGGCAGAAACCCGTGAGTGGCCGTGCAGGTGATGATCTCGATGCGGCCCTGTTCCTGGAGGCGCGCGAAGTGACCCACCAGGTCGCGGCCGTAGGCCTCCTCGAACAGGTAGCGCTGGCGCTCGAGCCGGTCGCGGTAGAACCCGGCGACGGGGCCGAAGTCTGGATCGGTGCGGGTGCGGTCGACCTCGAGGACGGCCAGCTCGCA includes these proteins:
- a CDS encoding glycoside hydrolase, which produces MSQPIQLAFLWHMHQPLYRVGNEHVCTMPWVRMHSIRSYYDMVRVLEEFPKAHVTINLVPSLIEQIRAYESGASDLFWETGAIPAEALSDEQKRFVFQNFFTAQEHHMIRPLPAFARLFERRKDALHARGETDAWQAFDTQDYRDLQAVFDLCWFGFMACED
- the glgC gene encoding glucose-1-phosphate adenylyltransferase, encoding MSKPHRTLCVVLAGGEGSRLQPLTRRRAKPAVPFGGQYRLIDFVLSNLIHSRLLRMLVLTQYQPYSLIRHISRGYSFSGQLGQFCEIIPAGTGEDRGWYQGSADALFQNLERIERDRPTRVAVFGADHIYRMDVRQMLDEHEKSNADITVSVVPQPIEISHQFGCIDVDENMRITRFLEKPKDPPPFPGDPTTSLVSMGNYVFKWEVLRKILTEDHIEAGSKHDIGGNLLPRWYKELNIHAYNFANNRVPGATDADAGYWRDVGTIDAYWAASMDLISVTPSFNAYNYEWPILTAHEEHPPAKFVFADSKSNRMGIATDSLVSPGCIISGGHIDRCVLSPKVRINSFSTVSESILFDGVEVGRKARLKRVIVDKLVQIPPGVSIGYDEQEDLARGITISEGGVRVVPQDIKF
- a CDS encoding DUF1957 domain-containing protein; this encodes SHLLPVSPGQWNPSGKPIAPDARLDIPNPPADAYLALVLHAHLPFVRHPSRTAMEEAWLFEAILGTYLPLLDILDHLEEEAVPGRITMSLTPPLASMLRDEVLMAKFDEHLRKMCELAVLEVDRTRTDPDFGPVAGFYRDRLERQRYLFEEAYGRDLVGHFARLQEQGRIEIITCTATHGFLPLLKDSPESVRAQIRVGVAEHTRLIGRAPRGMWLGECAYFEGLDEILAEEGIEYIFMETHSFEHASAPLRHGVQAPLYMPAGVAAFARDPRSSQEVWSAEQGYPGDPSYRDFYRDIGFDLDHVYVAPFLDPSGIRSMTGFKYHAITGKTDHKNPYDRAAALRTVARHAGDFVHKRWTQARALESHMDRKPLIVAMFDAELFGHWWFEGPEWIENVLRKLPMAGVLPVGASQYLDACPENQLAQPSSSSWGAGGYNEVWLNSTNDWEYPPLHWAGRKMAQLVENHGGENGLIGRALRQAGRELLLAQSSDWPFILKNQTTVGYATRRIHEHLDGFARLAAQIESGSVDEQFLRSLENDNNIFPEVDPTSWSAT